CATGCCAGTGCTAACATGTGCATTTCATACGTGCACTTGCTGTATACCGTGTTTAATTTGCCAGAGTGGGAGGTTCTGACCTCGTTCCAGTTTAGCGCATAACGTACTAACTATTACCACTATTAACACAGGAATATGTGATATGTCTCAGGAGACGGTGTGAGAATAGCTCCATCAAATGAAGAGATAATTTTAGAGAAATTGGATTGATGTAacactttttaatgttttaagttATAAGTTGATTACTGGCTGTCTGGTCTTATGAATTGTTCTGTTACTGTCTTTACAACATCTGCTTGTCTCTTCTTCTAGTCATGATGGTCCTGTTCCTGGTGGCAACACATCTCATATTGAACAGCTCCTCACATGCGAACTGGACTGCAGGTAGGTTCATTCAAAATTCTGCAGTTTAGCCCCTGAGTGGTGCAGCAGTAACGTATCATCCGCAGATCAAAGGTTTAGCCTTTCGGAGAGAACTGATTGGCTGAGCGCTCTCTTTCAGTGGGCGGGGGGAGGGGCTGTTGATTTTAgcactctcacatcaatcatggTGACATAAGACAATGGTTACTGCTGGACGTCTGTAAGCTCATGCGAGCGGAAGGAGAGGATAACGATATTGTCCAAGTGCGTTATGCCGCCCCCTACTGTTTGTGAGCAAGCCGTTAGAAAACCTGGTTGATTGAAGACCTGATAGCCTTCGCCCTCCCTTTTGGTTGGTTGTAGCCTTGATAATGATTAGTGACGTGTTGGATTTGGcaatgactaaattaggggagaaagtTCTAAAAGAAATATTCAAGTTGGTCCGGTTGTGTTAAACATGCTTTTTGTTTAttcgtttttttccccctcctcaGAGCCTCCTGCTCCCCAGGGCTCTCACATCTTACCCGCTGCTCTCATCATCtctctcctcctcatcatctTTATCCTCCTCACAGTCTACTTGCTCaggtaaagcacacacacatagccatAGTCACATTGCTACATattaaatcaattcaattttattttatttgtatagcgattttaacaattgtcattgtcgcaaaacagctttacacaatcataagaatattacagaagtttgcatgaaatgtgaatgtgtgtgagtcagaatgatcagatcgttcctgttgaacaagccgagggcgacggtgctgagggaaaaactccctgagatgttaattggaaaaaaaccttgagaggaaccagactcagcagggaacccatcctcatctgggtgataacagatagcagggattgatctgcactcatactgtgtgttaggaggctggagatgtggagaagttcatatggagtccagttggttattggaagctcaggtagactgtaggaaatttaGACATGTCAAAGATTAACAGtttaaaacaacaattaaataTGTAATGTAACATAAATATGATGTTTTACATAGAAACATGCAACGTGAGAGCACAACATTaggataaataataatgataaggtTTCTATCACTTGCAAATAAAATGTCTTGCTTTGGATTACATTAAAAGTTCCGTTTTGGGTTCAATTAACCAAAAACGATGAATGAAATCCCAAACCCCAGATTATATTCTGTATGAATAACAGTCTAAAGAACAATCAGCTTTGctgtgtatattgtgtgtgtgtgtgtgtgtatgagtggagGTGGGGCATGTGTGGTCTTTCCCAGCAATAataacagctgtgtgtgtatgtgtgtgtgtgtgtgtgtgtgtgtgtgtgtgtgtgtgaagtaaatgtaaaagcagTTGCTCTAGCTGCTCAGTCTTTAACTCTCAGCTGCTGTTTTGAATCTAAACTCTGTCTCCTATGAGAAAGAACAGCTTTAAATGGTGTGGTCTTTTAACCGTCCTTCTCACTTactgaaatattattaatatgatctGTGTCTgctttttacaaaaaatctgattgaatgtttttttcGGGTATATAAGGTTCAGACAACAGCGGAAGGACCTCGTCACTTCAGTTGACAAAAAGCTGCCCAATGGCTTCCTGGAGGACCAAGGTAAGACCGAGTGTCAGCTCAGCTCAGGGTTTGTTCTCTGGATTACATTTAAAGTTTGTGCTGATAATAGTAGCGGTGTTATTTATACATGAGAAGGTGTCAGTCACAtcagacatacagtaagtgccAGGAAGTAAATGTAGTTTAAAACTTGTGTATAATTTATTCTctaaaatattctttatttaccCAGTTATTTAGCTCCGCCCACACATATCCTTTAGCGCCTGGCGGATCTTAATAACCTGGTGAAGCTAGCGACtggcagttagtgtaattaacagggatgaaaatagttttaaattacAGTTACAAGTAATTAACCACTGTAGAATACCTGTGATGCaaatagttaaacatcccagtgccggtactctctattattattattattattattattattgttattgttgttgttgctctaACTAGTCACATGTCCAAAAGTCTCAATGCAGGTTCAGTAATGATGAGTATGTAGTGTATTAAGTTCCATATTATACTCCAGTTTTTCTAACAGGTTCATGCATTGAGTGTCACAGCTGTTTTAAATGCAGCATTTCACTGTCCATAGTTTTGAATACAATCGAGCTGCTGCTAGCTTGCCTTTTGTGGAAGTGCATTTTTgtaaccaatcagaatgcaggacTTTCTTAAACATGCACAAGTTGCGAAGAAAGGAGGAGTTATGCAAATTGTGTCTCGTCCCTCCTTTTTGCCAGTTATGACGTCATACATTGTTTAAAGAACACTTATggacataatattttttttccttatattacatatacacacagtaaaCATAAATCAATATCCAAAAATGATCAAagagtgattttatttttacattttttttttacaaagaactCAGCTGTATATTTTCTTTGATCCTGtctttacctctctctctctctctctctctctctctgtctctcagaaCAAACAGTGGTGCTCCTTCCCAGATCTCCTTCTCCATCAAAGCATTACTTTCCGATCCCACTGGACTCCCTGGAGGAGGAGTACCGCCTGCGCATGGCTGATGATGGCAAGCTCTTCAGAGAGGAATTTAATGTATGAACACActctccacctctctctctatctctttcatCTCTGCAATACTTTCATTAACTATACTttcatgctattttattcaCAGTCGTTGCCGTGCGGTTTTGGCCGTGGCACGTTCGAGGAGGCGAGCAGAGAGGAGAACAGAGAAAAGAACAGATATCCGAACATACTGCCCTGTGagtaataatcacacacacaaatgaacaGAAGCACACAGCAGCACTTTATTAATCTTTGTACTCCTCTGAACAGATGATCACTCCAGAGTGTTACTTTCACACGTTGACGGCCGTTTGTGCTCAGACTATGTTAATGCCTCGTACATAGACGTGAGTAGGTTTTTTCTCCTTCACTTAACtaacatttattgttttaaatagtgtgatgatgataatgattacGATGATATGTATGTgcacatatttttgtttagggttacaaagagaaaaacaaattcATCGCCACTCAAGGTAAGCTTAGAATTGTGCTttggttttctttgttttacaaacaccatttattatcaacagattatgatttgtttttttatttaaccagtaaTTTAGCTCCGCCCACACATATCCTTCAGCGCCTGGCCGAACTAACTAACCGCGTCTGGTGAAGCTGGCGACCGACAGTTAGCGagcgacagttagtgtaaataACAGGGGTGAAAATAGTTTTATATTCCAGTTATAGTAATTAACCACTGTAGAAGACCTGGGACGCCCagtgatacatactgtatagttaaaCGTCCTAGTGccgttactgtctaatatcaccgCTCGTCCAATGCTGCTGACCAATCAAATTAGTCGGTCATAGTTAACTATAATTAACTGTATGTCACAACACCATACACCATAATTTCTGGCAATGTGTAATATTAGTAGCATAATTTTTGTCATAATTTTGTGTATTCTCAGGTCCGAAACCAGAGACAGTGGCTGATTTCTGGAGAATGGTTTGGGAGCACAAAACTGCCACCATAGTCATGTTGACTAACGTACGGGAGAGGAAGGAGGTAAAACTCAtaaatattgtataaagtgTCGAGTTTAAGCATCCGTCTGCCCTTTGAATGGAGGAACGATCAGGAGGTGTAAATGGATTTTGCATTTGCGTGTGCTGTCAGGATAAATGCTGTCAGTACTGGCCTGAGCAGGGCTGCTGGCTGTACGGGTGTGTGAGGGTATCTGTGGAGGACGTCACAGTGCTGGTGGACTACACTATCCGGAAGTTCTGCGTGCAATATGTGAGTCACAGATAAACACATGAACGAATACAGAATACAGAACTACAGACTACtgtaatacagtactgtgtaaaagtcttgacccccccttttcctattaaataaaattacattatataGATTAAACAAAAGGTACACTTAAAAACTGTATGTTCATGTaagaacctcagcagcgacctcatttcccctctcgtctggtCGAACCACtcgatcatctctcatcatctgcacctgtttctcactgggtcaggacTTAATGTAGATGATTttgtgcttgaatgattcatagatcactgtgtggcttaacaaaccaaACACATTCctgtgaaactgctcaggtacagcgACTGGAGTGAACATAATAAGagacaaaaaagtccttcagaaagTCTGGAGAACTGTTTCTCAGAACGACTTTAAAGCTTTGGAAGCACAATATGGAGAAATGAGGAAGGTCCAGACTTTTGCAAATTACTGTGATGGTTTAGGTAAAAACGATATACACATGTTAAAGTAGTCTCTGATGGTTCTGTCTGTACTTCAGCAAGCTCCAGACGGCTGCAGATCCCCGAGGTTGGTCACCCAGCTCCACTTCACCAGCTGGCCTGATTTTGGTGTGCCGCTCTCCCCTATTGGTATGCTCAAGTTTCTTAAGAAAGTCAAGATTGTCAACCCGGTACACGCCGGACCCATCATCGTTCACTGCAGGTAACAGCGATCGGCGATCTCAACAGGTTTCATctggatgtaaatgtaaatttgccATTTCAGACTTTTTCAGACTTGCATTAGCGTGTTCTTCTTATGCGgcacaaacatgaaaaactaaggtttttatggttgttctcaataaagacataaaagatcaggttttttttgtgttagtattttaggcacattatatttgcCGATACTCTTGACTAAAAGGAAGATCTgttcacattttatgacaaataaatgcagaaaaccatgaaattttTAAAGGTTCGCatatttttccttgccactgtacagtatatagtataagCTTGGTATAATACTGCCATCTTGTGGAAAGACAGAGAATTGACCCGGCAcaggttttagaaaaaaaagaacctcaAAGCAGCTCAGTTATCATCCTGAAATGGCTCTCAGGATGAATGTAGAAGTGTTCGACTGTTTAGAAGGGAATTGGGAAATTTGTGTGACTGCATGTAAGCTGTTTAAAGGAAGAAACCCATCAAATAGAGGTGATAACACTTAGCAGCAGGAACACCACATTATACTGACTCATCACAGCACTGCACTGTcgtttttaaatttcatttatctCAGGCTTGTTTTATGAGACTAATCCTTGTTATATATCTAAGGACTTTCTGCGTAGTTTACAGTACAGACTAATTGAGTTCCATGAAAAGGTTTCATTTCTAAAGcctgattatttctttatttctctcctgAACCTCCAGTGCTGGTGTCGGACGGACCGGGACGTTCATCGTGATCGATGCCATGATGAATATGATGCTCACCGAGGGCAGAGTGGACGTCTTCGGCTTCGTGTCCCGAATACGTAACCAGCGCTGCCAGCTCATACAGACAGACGTAAGACTTCGTTCTGTCTTCAGG
This genomic stretch from Clarias gariepinus isolate MV-2021 ecotype Netherlands chromosome 13, CGAR_prim_01v2, whole genome shotgun sequence harbors:
- the ptpreb gene encoding protein tyrosine phosphatase receptor type Eb isoform X1 codes for the protein MMVLFLVATHLILNSSSHANWTAEPPAPQGSHILPAALIISLLLIIFILLTVYLLRFRQQRKDLVTSVDKKLPNGFLEDQEQTVVLLPRSPSPSKHYFPIPLDSLEEEYRLRMADDGKLFREEFNSLPCGFGRGTFEEASREENREKNRYPNILPYDHSRVLLSHVDGRLCSDYVNASYIDGYKEKNKFIATQGPKPETVADFWRMVWEHKTATIVMLTNVRERKEDKCCQYWPEQGCWLYGCVRVSVEDVTVLVDYTIRKFCVQYQAPDGCRSPRLVTQLHFTSWPDFGVPLSPIGMLKFLKKVKIVNPVHAGPIIVHCSAGVGRTGTFIVIDAMMNMMLTEGRVDVFGFVSRIRNQRCQLIQTDMQYSFIYQALLEHYLFGDTELDVSSLEGHLHRLHSTHIHMDRVGLEEEFRKLTNVRIMKENMRTGNLSANMRKNRVLQIIPYDFNRVILSVKRGQEFTDYINASFIDGYRQKDYFIATQGPLAHTVQDFWRMVWEWKCHSIVMLTELKEREQEKCVRYWPAEGNIFFGEYNVELKRDTLYETFSLRDLMLTYTPEKQSRLVRHFHFHGWPEIGIPSDGKGMIDLIAAVQKQQQQSGNHPIVVHCSAGAGRTGTFIALSNILERVKAEGLLDVFQTVKSLRTQRPHMVQTVEQYDFCYKVVQDFVDIFSDYANFK
- the ptpreb gene encoding protein tyrosine phosphatase receptor type Eb isoform X2; translation: MRKNSFKWFRQQRKDLVTSVDKKLPNGFLEDQEQTVVLLPRSPSPSKHYFPIPLDSLEEEYRLRMADDGKLFREEFNSLPCGFGRGTFEEASREENREKNRYPNILPYDHSRVLLSHVDGRLCSDYVNASYIDGYKEKNKFIATQGPKPETVADFWRMVWEHKTATIVMLTNVRERKEDKCCQYWPEQGCWLYGCVRVSVEDVTVLVDYTIRKFCVQYQAPDGCRSPRLVTQLHFTSWPDFGVPLSPIGMLKFLKKVKIVNPVHAGPIIVHCSAGVGRTGTFIVIDAMMNMMLTEGRVDVFGFVSRIRNQRCQLIQTDMQYSFIYQALLEHYLFGDTELDVSSLEGHLHRLHSTHIHMDRVGLEEEFRKLTNVRIMKENMRTGNLSANMRKNRVLQIIPYDFNRVILSVKRGQEFTDYINASFIDGYRQKDYFIATQGPLAHTVQDFWRMVWEWKCHSIVMLTELKEREQEKCVRYWPAEGNIFFGEYNVELKRDTLYETFSLRDLMLTYTPEKQSRLVRHFHFHGWPEIGIPSDGKGMIDLIAAVQKQQQQSGNHPIVVHCSAGAGRTGTFIALSNILERVKAEGLLDVFQTVKSLRTQRPHMVQTVEQYDFCYKVVQDFVDIFSDYANFK